Proteins encoded together in one Undibacterium sp. CCC3.4 window:
- a CDS encoding TonB-dependent receptor, translated as MSSTIHISTPAIRCNTALSPFTLAIAGVFSLAYSLPVMAQADVSGDSSLTIGRIEISGKRTGPLASSSVLSSVDILGADLLRDQQVNSAWELFSRAPGVMLTPFRQGNESGKLSFRGFNGEGEVNAVKLLIDGIPGNDNAGGMPLIGAILPLEIEKIEIVRGTNDPRYGLHNIAGNANIITRTGGNYGEARVSYGSFDTEQIQIVKGIEEGNWSQNYTFGYQSVGGYREHSRSDNFTLAGKWFYTSDDGRVRFGLSVRHAEAKAQEAGYLTAADARNNPTNSDTYAQSDGGNRQLNQISLHLDSELSAQLSVSAKAYLNTIQDQRWLRYSTTTSQQERVIDETHYGALSSLTYRPQLAALQWLKDFSIQGGVSAEHQNDFSPRYNTVKQVAVSTTRDHHFTFDTVGTYLQAVIKPLDSLKIIPGFRVDKISGSFSDPSKGVFYPIQDYGLIKQPKFSIVYAASPLASLYANWGRSFQVGAGAAAYQSTANPLRPSINDGWETGLKLTPAEWIDARLAVWEQRASDEVKRRLNDPTGSSENVGKTLRQGVDLQVNLRPDKRANIWLAYSLQRSKIVQPDPSAPATINKEIDHVPHRVFTAGADFQATPDLKLSAWGNGQDGYYLTTANTGSKFGGYVLLNASASYQISPAVALELQLKNLANRYYEYVWINDQTRHSPGDGRAVYLSANVTF; from the coding sequence ATGTCCAGTACCATTCACATCAGCACACCTGCAATTCGTTGCAATACTGCCTTATCACCGTTTACTCTGGCAATTGCCGGCGTATTCAGCCTTGCCTACAGCTTGCCTGTAATGGCGCAAGCCGACGTCAGCGGCGACTCCTCACTGACTATCGGTCGCATCGAAATCAGCGGAAAAAGAACCGGCCCGTTGGCAAGCAGCAGCGTGCTCAGTTCAGTCGACATTTTGGGTGCAGACCTGTTACGTGATCAGCAAGTCAACAGTGCCTGGGAATTATTTTCTCGCGCGCCTGGAGTGATGCTTACTCCATTCAGACAAGGTAATGAATCCGGTAAGCTATCGTTCCGCGGCTTCAACGGCGAAGGCGAAGTGAATGCGGTCAAGTTACTCATCGATGGCATCCCTGGCAACGATAACGCCGGTGGCATGCCCCTCATCGGCGCTATTCTGCCCCTAGAAATCGAAAAAATCGAAATAGTACGTGGTACCAACGATCCCCGGTATGGCTTGCATAATATTGCCGGTAACGCCAATATCATCACCCGTACCGGCGGTAATTACGGCGAGGCACGAGTTAGCTACGGCAGCTTCGATACCGAGCAAATCCAAATTGTCAAAGGCATAGAAGAGGGTAATTGGTCGCAAAATTATACCTTCGGTTACCAGAGCGTCGGCGGCTATCGGGAGCATTCTCGTAGCGATAACTTCACACTCGCCGGCAAGTGGTTTTACACCAGCGACGATGGCCGTGTTCGCTTCGGTCTCAGTGTACGGCATGCAGAGGCTAAAGCGCAGGAAGCAGGCTACCTGACTGCCGCCGATGCCCGAAATAATCCGACCAACTCCGACACCTATGCCCAATCAGATGGCGGCAATCGCCAGCTCAACCAGATCAGCCTGCATCTCGACAGCGAACTCAGTGCGCAGTTGTCGGTATCGGCCAAGGCATACCTGAACACGATACAAGATCAGCGCTGGCTGCGTTACTCGACCACGACGTCGCAACAGGAGCGCGTCATTGATGAAACGCATTACGGCGCGCTCAGCTCGCTGACCTACCGGCCGCAATTGGCAGCCTTGCAATGGCTAAAAGACTTTTCGATACAAGGCGGTGTCAGTGCTGAGCACCAAAATGATTTCAGTCCACGCTATAACACTGTCAAGCAAGTCGCCGTCAGCACCACGCGTGATCATCACTTCACATTCGATACCGTTGGGACATATTTACAGGCCGTGATCAAGCCGCTAGACTCGCTGAAAATTATCCCGGGCTTTCGAGTCGACAAAATCAGTGGCAGTTTTTCTGATCCGTCAAAAGGTGTGTTTTATCCGATTCAGGATTATGGTTTGATCAAACAGCCGAAGTTCAGTATCGTCTACGCCGCTTCGCCGCTCGCCAGCCTTTATGCCAATTGGGGCCGCAGCTTCCAAGTCGGCGCTGGCGCAGCTGCGTACCAATCCACTGCCAACCCCCTCCGTCCGTCCATCAATGATGGCTGGGAGACCGGTCTCAAGCTGACGCCGGCTGAGTGGATCGATGCTCGCCTTGCAGTGTGGGAGCAGCGCGCCTCGGACGAAGTCAAGCGTCGCCTCAATGACCCCACCGGCAGTTCGGAAAACGTTGGCAAAACACTACGCCAGGGTGTCGATCTGCAAGTCAATCTGCGTCCAGATAAACGCGCCAACATCTGGTTGGCTTATTCGCTGCAACGCTCGAAAATTGTCCAACCTGATCCAAGCGCACCGGCCACGATTAACAAGGAAATCGATCATGTGCCGCATCGCGTCTTTACGGCTGGTGCCGATTTCCAAGCCACGCCAGACTTGAAACTGTCGGCCTGGGGCAATGGCCAGGACGGCTACTACCTGACTACCGCGAATACCGGCAGCAAGTTTGGCGGCTACGTATTGCTCAATGCCAGCGCAAGCTATCAAATTTCGCCTGCCGTCGCTTTGGAACTGCAACTGAAAAACCTGGCCAATCGGTATTATGAATACGTTTGGATCAATGATCAGACGCGTCACTCACCAGGTGATGGTCGCGCCGTCTACCTGTCGGCCAACGTGACATTCTAG
- a CDS encoding efflux RND transporter periplasmic adaptor subunit, translating to MNAPTQNPTPSTPAAVEATPDTSKRRGLLIAITTVVALGIAAYIVWWTLVGSHYEHTDDAYAAGNVVQITPQVAGTVLAIHADDTEMVQAGKPLIEFDKTDASVALDQAEAQLAQTVREVKVLFANNASLQANIDLRSSDVERAKADLARRAQLLSSGAISTEELEHARNALKTAEAALIATREQLASNHALTENTSVAQHPNVLRAAAKVRETLLSYSRATIPAPLSGYIAKRSVQVGQRVAAGSPLLSIVALNSLWVDANFKEGQLAHMRIGQDVLLHSDIYGSDVEFHGKLLGMSAGTGSAFALLPAQNASGNWIKVVQRVPVRISLDPKELADHPLRIGVSMQVQVDISQQNGVPVTAANSAPRYETKVFEQSSLAADQKIAAIIAANMAPATRTK from the coding sequence ATGAACGCCCCAACTCAAAATCCAACCCCATCGACCCCTGCAGCCGTAGAGGCGACGCCAGACACCAGCAAACGACGCGGCTTGCTCATCGCCATTACCACCGTGGTCGCGCTTGGCATTGCCGCCTATATTGTTTGGTGGACGCTGGTCGGCAGCCATTATGAACATACCGATGATGCCTACGCCGCCGGCAACGTGGTGCAAATTACACCGCAAGTGGCCGGTACCGTACTGGCCATCCATGCCGATGACACTGAAATGGTGCAAGCCGGCAAGCCGCTGATCGAATTCGATAAAACCGACGCCAGCGTGGCTCTCGACCAAGCTGAAGCACAACTCGCACAAACCGTGCGTGAAGTCAAAGTCCTGTTCGCCAACAATGCTTCTTTGCAAGCCAATATCGATTTGCGCAGCAGCGATGTCGAACGTGCCAAGGCCGATCTGGCGCGGCGCGCCCAATTGCTCAGTTCCGGGGCGATTTCGACCGAAGAACTTGAACATGCCCGCAATGCCTTGAAAACCGCCGAAGCAGCCTTGATCGCCACGCGTGAACAATTGGCTTCCAACCATGCTTTGACAGAAAATACTTCAGTCGCCCAGCATCCTAACGTCTTGCGCGCGGCCGCTAAAGTACGCGAAACCTTGCTCAGCTACAGCCGTGCCACCATACCGGCACCCTTGAGCGGCTATATCGCCAAGCGTTCGGTACAAGTAGGCCAACGCGTGGCGGCCGGCAGCCCTCTGCTGTCCATCGTGGCGCTCAATTCGCTCTGGGTGGATGCCAATTTCAAGGAAGGCCAATTAGCCCACATGCGCATCGGTCAAGATGTGCTGTTGCATTCCGATATATACGGCAGCGATGTGGAATTCCATGGCAAGCTGTTGGGCATGTCGGCCGGAACCGGTTCGGCCTTTGCTTTATTGCCAGCGCAAAACGCCAGCGGCAACTGGATCAAGGTGGTGCAGCGGGTACCAGTGCGTATTTCCTTGGACCCGAAAGAATTGGCTGATCATCCGCTGCGCATAGGGGTGTCAATGCAAGTTCAGGTTGATATTTCACAGCAAAACGGCGTGCCGGTAACTGCTGCCAATTCTGCCCCGCGCTACGAAACCAAAGTATTTGAGCAGAGCAGCTTGGCAGCGGATCAAAAGATCGCCGCGATCATCGCTGCCAATATGGCACCGGCCACCCGGACAAAATAA
- a CDS encoding MarR family transcriptional regulator, whose product MNPPALEFSVTKVEDSVGYLLARARTMISRGVDESLRELDITHAQSSIFMMLWMGKCRTAAELSRDLFIDSAAMKRTIDKLVAKGLLERIADLDDKRLYALQLTPSGHAIAQQLPAIYREVLDISFTGFQQEEIEFLKFLLRKLLANRPILEAHSNTCHDNQ is encoded by the coding sequence ATGAATCCACCCGCTCTTGAATTTTCCGTCACCAAAGTCGAAGACAGCGTCGGCTATTTGCTGGCGCGCGCGCGCACCATGATTTCGCGCGGGGTCGATGAATCTTTGCGCGAGCTCGATATTACCCATGCGCAGAGTAGTATTTTTATGATGCTCTGGATGGGCAAGTGTCGTACTGCGGCTGAATTATCGCGCGATCTGTTCATCGATTCGGCGGCCATGAAACGCACAATCGACAAACTGGTTGCCAAAGGTTTATTGGAGCGCATCGCTGATCTCGATGACAAACGCTTATATGCCTTGCAACTGACCCCGAGTGGCCACGCAATCGCACAACAATTGCCGGCCATTTATCGCGAAGTCCTCGACATCAGTTTCACTGGTTTTCAACAAGAAGAAATCGAGTTTTTGAAGTTCCTTTTGAGGAAGTTACTTGCCAACCGCCCGATACTCGAAGCTCATAGCAATACTTGCCATGACAATCAATAA
- a CDS encoding DUF2946 domain-containing protein — protein sequence MKRISYNIDMGMMSKRTTLYIWIACFAMLFNLLAPSLSHAFFAADGKASWVEVCSLKGSKFVSVAQDTSGNSGQDNVLHHMEHCAFCASHAGAFVIPSNSSTLFSVIGGHDLFPPLFYQSPSPLFSWSEANPRGPPSIT from the coding sequence TTGAAACGGATCAGTTACAATATTGACATGGGTATGATGTCAAAACGAACAACGCTGTATATCTGGATCGCATGTTTCGCCATGCTGTTCAATCTGCTCGCGCCTTCTCTCTCCCATGCCTTCTTTGCAGCCGATGGCAAGGCTAGCTGGGTAGAAGTTTGTAGCCTGAAAGGATCAAAGTTTGTATCGGTAGCGCAAGATACGTCCGGCAATTCTGGTCAGGACAATGTCTTACATCATATGGAACACTGCGCGTTTTGTGCGAGCCATGCCGGTGCGTTTGTCATACCATCAAACAGTTCAACACTGTTTTCCGTCATTGGCGGGCATGATCTGTTTCCGCCCCTGTTTTATCAGTCTCCATCCCCCTTATTTTCTTGGTCCGAGGCGAATCCGCGCGGCCCACCGTCCATCACCTGA
- a CDS encoding efflux transporter outer membrane subunit, whose protein sequence is MTINKKARFLPYMATLMTLNPKQFIRHRSGMALILAASAMLAGCVSHSGIESHAQLHTLPDSRSDALYGTAQANWPNSDWAGAIGGAELQELIAAALAGNPSLQAAAARIDAARAAIAISRSATLPSVNASFENTYQRYSEHGLIPPPLAGNYYSDNELAVSITYDLDFWGKHSAEMRTALSQAQVAEAEQQSVRLMLSNAVARSWLQLARQYAQREMSLQQRLVREKFDALIAQRVHAGLDTQSDIQQGVLQVAALNKDISAWDEAIALSRNQLAALLGASPERGSAIARPKFDGAQHIGVPASLPLELISRRPDIVAARWRVEANQGDIDAATTQFYPNVNLVGFAGLSSIGVDQFFKSGSLIVGVGPSIHLPLFEGGRLRAQLKTRVAAYDVAVATYNQSLTDALHEVADQVQMMAGSSAQIAQQQSATDAAQRSLNLARQRQQAGTANLLPVLSAESLLLSQQKQTMDLVFRQAESQINLIKALGGGYDSQAHHATPPHSPLSVSNNSKAAL, encoded by the coding sequence ATGACAATCAATAAAAAAGCACGTTTCCTACCTTACATGGCTACCCTCATGACCCTCAACCCCAAACAATTTATTCGCCACCGCTCAGGCATGGCGCTGATCTTGGCCGCCAGCGCCATGCTGGCTGGCTGTGTCAGCCACAGTGGCATAGAAAGTCATGCTCAGCTTCACACCCTGCCCGACAGTCGCAGCGACGCCCTGTACGGCACGGCCCAAGCGAACTGGCCCAACAGTGATTGGGCCGGCGCGATCGGCGGCGCAGAATTACAAGAATTGATCGCCGCTGCACTGGCCGGCAACCCCAGCTTGCAAGCCGCCGCGGCCCGTATCGATGCGGCCCGTGCCGCGATCGCCATCAGCCGCTCGGCCACGTTGCCGAGTGTCAATGCTTCCTTCGAAAATACCTATCAGCGGTATTCCGAACATGGCTTAATCCCGCCTCCATTGGCAGGCAACTATTATTCAGATAACGAGTTGGCCGTCAGTATTACGTATGATCTCGATTTCTGGGGCAAGCACAGTGCTGAAATGCGCACGGCTTTATCCCAAGCCCAAGTCGCCGAGGCAGAGCAACAAAGCGTACGTCTGATGCTCAGTAATGCCGTCGCACGCAGTTGGTTACAATTGGCCAGACAGTATGCGCAGCGTGAAATGAGCCTGCAGCAAAGACTGGTACGGGAAAAATTTGATGCCCTGATTGCCCAACGTGTACACGCCGGACTCGATACCCAATCCGACATCCAACAAGGCGTCTTGCAAGTGGCGGCCTTGAATAAGGACATTTCCGCTTGGGATGAAGCCATCGCACTGAGCCGCAATCAACTCGCCGCCCTGCTCGGCGCTTCACCGGAACGTGGCAGTGCCATAGCACGACCAAAATTTGATGGTGCGCAGCACATTGGCGTGCCAGCAAGTTTGCCTTTGGAATTAATCAGTCGCCGTCCCGACATCGTGGCAGCACGCTGGCGCGTCGAGGCGAACCAAGGTGACATCGATGCGGCAACAACACAGTTTTATCCGAATGTGAACTTGGTTGGCTTTGCCGGTTTGTCGAGTATCGGCGTCGATCAATTTTTCAAGAGCGGCAGCTTGATCGTCGGAGTCGGCCCATCGATACATCTGCCGCTGTTTGAAGGCGGCCGCTTGCGCGCGCAATTGAAAACCCGCGTAGCCGCGTATGACGTCGCCGTCGCCACCTACAATCAAAGCCTCACCGATGCCCTGCATGAAGTGGCGGATCAAGTTCAAATGATGGCCGGCAGCAGTGCCCAAATCGCCCAGCAACAGTCGGCGACCGATGCCGCGCAACGCAGTTTGAACTTGGCACGCCAACGCCAGCAAGCTGGAACGGCTAATTTATTGCCAGTACTGAGCGCCGAAAGTCTGTTACTCAGCCAGCAAAAACAAACCATGGATTTGGTGTTCCGCCAAGCGGAAAGCCAAATCAACCTGATCAAGGCACTCGGCGGTGGCTATGACAGTCAAGCGCACCATGCCACCCCGCCGCACTCCCCTCTTTCCGTATCCAACAACTCGAAGGCAGCGTTATGA
- a CDS encoding GNAT family N-acetyltransferase, giving the protein MSDAPFRLAPLDAAHDRTAFRSDSEQLNRYLSEQVTQDIRRRVAACFVAVADGQRIAGYYTLASASLLLADLPVNTGKKLPRYPTVPAVRMGRLAVDQAFKGQGLGGALLADALDRAASSEIAAFALLVDAKDAAAAAFYRHHGFIVLPDSPLTLFLPLATVQRS; this is encoded by the coding sequence ATGAGCGATGCACCGTTCCGTCTCGCGCCGCTCGATGCCGCACATGACCGCACTGCTTTTCGCAGTGATTCGGAGCAGCTGAATCGTTACCTGAGTGAGCAAGTCACCCAGGACATTCGCCGCCGCGTGGCCGCCTGCTTCGTTGCCGTGGCGGACGGGCAGCGCATTGCGGGCTACTACACCTTGGCGTCGGCAAGCCTGCTGCTGGCCGATCTTCCAGTCAATACCGGCAAGAAGCTGCCGCGCTATCCGACCGTGCCTGCCGTCCGCATGGGCCGTCTGGCCGTCGATCAGGCATTCAAGGGGCAAGGTCTCGGCGGTGCGCTGCTGGCCGATGCGCTTGACCGTGCTGCCAGTTCAGAGATTGCCGCCTTTGCCCTGTTGGTGGATGCCAAGGACGCGGCGGCAGCGGCGTTCTACCGGCATCACGGCTTCATCGTCTTGCCAGACTCACCGCTGACCTTGTTCTTGCCACTAGCAACGGTCCAGCGTTCTTGA
- a CDS encoding DHA2 family efflux MFS transporter permease subunit, with the protein MSTAAHAPHAPLKGTQLAIGTLVLSLATFMNVLDSSIANVSIPAISGNLGVSPQQGTWVITSFAVANAISVPLTGWLTSRFGQVKLFMSSILLFVFSSWLCGMAPNIETLIAARILQGAVAGPMIPLSQSLLLGSYPSSKSSMALALWGMTTLVAPIMGPLLGGWISDNYSWPWIFYINIPVGLFTAWATWSIYHTRESVIKVVPIDKVGLFLLVVWVGALQIMLDKGKELDWFNSGEIVLLTVIAAVGLLYFIVWENGHKHPVVDLSLFKGRNFSAGVLAISIGYGLFFGSLVIMPLWLQTQLSYTATEAGKVMAPVGIFAILLSPVIGKLLPKVDARKVASVAFLLFSVVFFMRARFTTDVDTISLLIPTLIQGAAMSMFFIPLTSIILSGLRPDKIPAASGLSNFVRIMCGGMGASIMTTLWDSRSTLHHAQMTEHTGSAYPAFLESVRNLGQLGLPDSAAYGVIERTISVQASTMAATDIFYMAAFMFLGLIGMVWLTKPKKSAMPVDAGGAH; encoded by the coding sequence ATGAGCACCGCTGCACACGCACCCCACGCACCGCTGAAAGGAACGCAACTGGCGATCGGGACCTTGGTCTTATCGCTGGCGACGTTCATGAACGTGCTCGACTCGTCGATTGCCAATGTCTCGATTCCTGCCATCTCGGGCAATCTGGGTGTCTCGCCGCAGCAAGGAACTTGGGTAATCACCTCGTTTGCCGTGGCCAATGCGATTTCGGTGCCGCTGACCGGTTGGTTAACCAGCCGGTTCGGCCAGGTCAAGCTGTTCATGAGCTCGATTTTGTTGTTCGTGTTTTCTTCATGGCTATGCGGCATGGCACCGAACATCGAAACCCTGATCGCCGCCCGCATCTTACAAGGTGCGGTAGCCGGACCGATGATACCGCTGTCGCAGTCACTGTTATTAGGCAGTTACCCATCCTCAAAAAGCTCGATGGCGCTGGCACTATGGGGGATGACTACCTTAGTCGCGCCGATCATGGGCCCCTTATTGGGCGGCTGGATTTCCGATAATTACTCGTGGCCGTGGATTTTTTACATCAATATCCCGGTTGGTTTATTTACGGCCTGGGCCACTTGGTCGATTTATCACACCCGCGAATCGGTCATCAAAGTTGTCCCCATCGATAAGGTCGGTTTGTTCTTGCTGGTAGTGTGGGTCGGTGCCTTACAGATCATGCTCGACAAGGGCAAGGAACTCGATTGGTTCAATTCCGGTGAAATCGTGTTACTGACCGTGATTGCCGCGGTAGGCTTGCTGTATTTCATCGTCTGGGAAAATGGTCACAAGCATCCGGTGGTCGATTTATCGCTGTTCAAAGGGCGTAACTTCTCGGCTGGCGTATTAGCGATTTCCATCGGTTATGGCTTGTTTTTCGGCAGTTTGGTGATCATGCCACTGTGGTTGCAAACACAATTATCGTACACGGCCACCGAAGCCGGTAAAGTCATGGCACCAGTCGGTATTTTTGCGATTTTGCTCTCGCCGGTGATTGGCAAGCTGTTACCCAAAGTTGATGCACGGAAAGTTGCTTCGGTAGCCTTCTTATTATTTTCTGTCGTGTTTTTCATGCGCGCGCGCTTTACCACCGATGTCGATACCATCAGCCTCTTGATACCGACCTTGATTCAAGGCGCGGCCATGTCGATGTTCTTCATCCCTTTGACCTCGATCATTTTATCGGGCTTGCGCCCGGATAAAATCCCAGCCGCATCGGGCTTGTCCAACTTCGTGCGTATCATGTGCGGTGGCATGGGTGCCTCGATCATGACCACCTTATGGGACAGTCGCAGCACCCTGCACCATGCACAAATGACCGAACATACCGGCAGCGCCTACCCGGCTTTTCTCGAGAGTGTGCGCAATCTGGGCCAACTCGGCCTGCCCGACAGCGCTGCCTATGGCGTGATCGAGCGCACGATCAGCGTACAAGCCAGCACCATGGCCGCCACCGATATTTTTTACATGGCCGCCTTCATGTTCCTTGGTCTCATCGGTATGGTATGGCTGACCAAACCGAAAAAATCGGCGATGCCTGTCGATGCGGGTGGAGCGCACTGA
- a CDS encoding PepSY domain-containing protein produces MSISVRAPRPADWYRAVWRWHFYAGLLVLPFLILLAVTGAIYLFRSEIEQIIYRDLKSVAVSTQAALPHQRLATIALAAYPGTLFKYVPPALASNAAEATIKTVAGENLAIYIDPYRGTILGCLPEKGGVLWTLRHLHSLAYFGPVANALIEVAAGWSILLVLSGIFLWWPRGRRGGVVTVRRRTLWRDLHAVTGIFVAFFIVFLAVTGMPWSLVWGKTVNQWANGNNFGYPEGVRVSVPMSDEHLDHLAPTSWSLKQAQVPFQPPHHVAKAMTLDQAVVRFDALGLSRGYAINPPLSASAVYTGSVYPNDLLRQRVIHLDQYSGKALLDMRYADYGPLGKALEWGINVHLGQQFGLANQLVLLVACIAIVILCVSAALMWWQRRPVLGPPPLPLNLAAQGLVVALMAIGGLIFPLTGLSMLVIWLFDMLLVRRRR; encoded by the coding sequence ATGAGCATAAGCGTAAGGGCACCTCGCCCGGCCGACTGGTATCGCGCCGTCTGGCGCTGGCATTTCTATGCCGGCCTGCTGGTTCTACCTTTTTTGATCCTGCTGGCCGTCACCGGCGCGATCTATCTGTTTCGCAGCGAAATCGAGCAGATTATTTATCGCGATTTGAAAAGCGTCGCGGTCAGTACGCAGGCAGCGCTACCGCACCAGCGCCTTGCGACCATTGCGCTGGCTGCGTATCCGGGCACCCTGTTCAAATACGTACCGCCTGCACTTGCCAGCAACGCCGCCGAAGCCACGATCAAAACCGTAGCTGGCGAGAATCTGGCAATCTATATCGATCCATATCGCGGCACAATACTGGGGTGCCTACCCGAAAAAGGCGGCGTGCTCTGGACCCTGCGGCACCTGCATAGCCTGGCTTATTTTGGCCCGGTGGCCAACGCGCTCATTGAAGTCGCCGCTGGCTGGAGCATCTTATTGGTACTCAGCGGAATTTTCCTCTGGTGGCCACGTGGCCGGCGTGGCGGCGTCGTGACAGTGCGCAGACGCACCCTCTGGCGCGACCTGCATGCCGTTACCGGTATCTTCGTGGCGTTCTTCATCGTCTTCCTTGCCGTCACTGGGATGCCATGGTCGCTGGTCTGGGGCAAGACGGTCAATCAATGGGCTAATGGCAACAACTTCGGTTACCCAGAGGGTGTGCGTGTCAGTGTGCCGATGTCCGATGAGCACCTCGACCACCTGGCACCTACCAGTTGGTCGCTCAAACAAGCGCAAGTGCCATTCCAGCCGCCCCATCATGTGGCTAAGGCGATGACGCTGGACCAAGCCGTCGTCCGCTTCGATGCGCTTGGCCTTAGTCGCGGTTACGCCATCAATCCGCCGCTTAGCGCATCGGCGGTCTACACCGGCTCGGTGTATCCGAATGATCTGTTGCGCCAACGCGTGATTCATCTCGACCAGTATTCCGGCAAGGCTCTGCTTGACATGCGTTATGCCGATTACGGACCTCTGGGTAAAGCGCTGGAATGGGGTATCAATGTGCATCTAGGCCAGCAATTTGGGCTTGCCAACCAGTTGGTGCTACTGGTGGCGTGCATCGCGATCGTTATTTTGTGTGTGTCGGCCGCACTGATGTGGTGGCAACGACGACCAGTCCTCGGTCCACCGCCGCTACCGCTCAACCTCGCGGCACAAGGCCTCGTCGTCGCACTGATGGCTATCGGGGGTCTCATTTTTCCGCTGACAGGATTATCGATGCTGGTGATTTGGCTGTTCGATATGCTGCTTGTCAGGAGGCGACGATAG
- a CDS encoding DUF1778 domain-containing protein — MPTAITTARLEARISTDLHSMLKRAAELQGRTMTDFVVSAVQDAAQRAIEQAEVIRLSLADQECFAQALLSPPQPAPALQRAFARRSKLLRTK, encoded by the coding sequence ATGCCCACAGCCATCACTACCGCCCGTCTCGAAGCCCGGATCAGTACCGATCTGCATTCGATGCTCAAGCGCGCCGCCGAGCTTCAAGGCCGCACCATGACTGATTTCGTTGTGTCTGCGGTTCAGGACGCCGCGCAGCGCGCCATCGAGCAGGCCGAAGTCATCCGCTTGTCGCTGGCCGATCAGGAGTGCTTTGCACAGGCGCTGCTATCACCGCCGCAACCGGCACCGGCTCTGCAACGCGCCTTCGCTCGGCGCAGCAAGCTCCTGCGCACTAAATGA